One stretch of Peromyscus leucopus breed LL Stock unplaced genomic scaffold, UCI_PerLeu_2.1 scaffold_463, whole genome shotgun sequence DNA includes these proteins:
- the LOC114700251 gene encoding leucine-rich repeat extensin-like protein 3, whose product MRHTPPPNLQRQSAHHSSPQYTTPNPRPPRRTSTHILQIRYPSPHAPLPALPHPSHSAYPLAAPPPQQTPPRPFAPPAPGRNPPLPPPPSPPAPPSPHAHQQPIRRPTPAPRPTPHPAAAHSPPTPHRPTHLPTPAPPPRTQPNSPHAPPPHPRPHRAPPSSPATPLPTFMPSFPASRPAQKPSFFTSLYRALL is encoded by the coding sequence ATGCggcatacccccccccccaacctacAACGTCAGTCCGCCCACCACTCCTCCCCCCAGTACACCACCCCCAACCCACGCCCCCCTCGCCGCACCTCCACGCACATCCTCCAGATCCGATACCCCTCTCCCCACGcgcccctccccgccctcccccacCCATCCCATTCCGCCTACCCCCTCGCCGCACCGCCGCCCCAACAGACCCCCCCCCGCCCATTCGCCCCCCCCGCGCCCGGCCGGaaccctcccctcccacccccgcccagcCCCCcagcgcccccctccccccacgccCACCAGCAACCCATCCGCCGTCctacccccgccccccgccccaccccccatcccgCGGCGGCACACTCCCCCCCCACGCCACACCGGCCAACCCACCTACCaaccccagccccccccccccgcacacagCCCAACAGCCCCCACGCGCCCCCCCCGCACCCTCGCCCCCACCGagctcccccctcctcccccgcaacccccctccccacctttaTGCCTTCCTTCCCCGCATCCCGACCCGCTCAGAAGCCGTCGTTCTTTACCAGCCTATACCGAGCCCTACTCTAG